The Virgibacillus sp. MSP4-1 genome has a segment encoding these proteins:
- a CDS encoding YkuS family protein translates to MSRVGVEESLTDVKSALQEKGYDVVDLHSMNDAQNCDCCVVTGQDQNVMGMTSDVPDASVIQAKGMTAQDVLQEVEERMDRTS, encoded by the coding sequence ATGAGTCGTGTTGGTGTAGAAGAGTCCCTTACAGATGTGAAAAGTGCATTGCAGGAAAAAGGATATGATGTGGTTGATCTCCACAGCATGAACGATGCTCAGAATTGTGATTGCTGTGTGGTAACCGGCCAGGATCAGAATGTGATGGGAATGACCTCAGACGTTCCGGACGCATCCGTTATCCAGGCGAAAGGAATGACTGCCCAGGATGTGTTACAGGAAGTCGAAGAAAGAATGGATCGTACATCCTGA
- a CDS encoding N-acetyldiaminopimelate deacetylase, which yields MDYNEMIRIRRELHQIPELGFKEVKTQKYLLDYIHSLPDDHIEVETWRTGIFVRVEGTIGEKTIGYRTDIDGLPITEETGFEFQSRHEGQMHACGHDFHMTIALGILTELVEHRPEHHVLMIFQPAEEGPGGAAPMLESEPMKRWWPDTIFALHIAPELPAGTVSTKEGLLFANTSELFIDLKGKGGHAAYPHQTKDMVVAASALVTDLQQIVARMIDPLDAAVISIGKITGGTVQNIIAEQARLEGTMRTLNAGTMDFIKSRIEKMTEAIELRFDCKATIDYGSNYYQVWNQKTYTDQFETEMNRIHVPFKKANEAMTGEDFGYMLKEIPGFMYWLGVDSPHGLHHAKLNPKEEAIQTGVKAGVQMLHHLK from the coding sequence ATGGACTATAATGAGATGATTCGGATACGAAGAGAGCTGCACCAAATTCCTGAGCTCGGGTTTAAGGAAGTGAAAACCCAAAAGTATTTGCTGGACTATATTCATTCCCTGCCTGACGACCATATTGAAGTGGAAACGTGGCGAACAGGAATCTTTGTCAGAGTCGAGGGGACGATTGGAGAAAAAACCATTGGGTACCGGACGGATATCGATGGTCTTCCGATTACGGAAGAAACTGGATTTGAGTTCCAATCCAGGCATGAAGGTCAAATGCATGCTTGCGGTCATGATTTTCATATGACGATTGCTCTCGGAATTTTAACCGAATTAGTCGAGCATCGGCCGGAACATCACGTGTTAATGATTTTTCAGCCGGCAGAAGAGGGGCCTGGTGGAGCAGCGCCAATGCTGGAGTCAGAACCAATGAAGAGGTGGTGGCCCGATACCATCTTTGCCTTACATATTGCCCCGGAATTACCGGCAGGAACGGTTTCCACCAAAGAAGGACTGCTTTTTGCCAATACAAGTGAATTGTTTATTGATTTAAAAGGAAAAGGGGGGCATGCTGCGTATCCTCACCAGACAAAGGATATGGTCGTTGCCGCAAGTGCACTCGTCACCGACCTGCAGCAAATTGTCGCTCGTATGATCGATCCACTGGATGCTGCGGTAATTTCCATAGGGAAAATTACCGGGGGTACCGTCCAGAACATTATTGCAGAGCAAGCCCGACTGGAAGGAACGATGCGTACCCTTAATGCCGGCACAATGGATTTTATCAAGTCCAGAATTGAGAAAATGACAGAGGCCATCGAACTGCGTTTTGATTGTAAAGCAACCATTGACTACGGTTCAAATTATTATCAGGTGTGGAATCAGAAAACCTATACGGATCAATTCGAAACGGAAATGAATCGTATTCATGTTCCTTTTAAAAAGGCGAATGAGGCTATGACAGGAGAAGACTTTGGCTATATGTTAAAGGAAATTCCCGGTTTTATGTACTGGCTGGGGGTAGATTCTCCCCATGGTTTACATCACGCCAAACTGAATCCGAAAGAGGAAGCCATTCAAACAGGGGTAAAGGCTGGCGTACAAATGCTTCATCATCTGAAGTAA
- a CDS encoding SCO family protein, translated as MKWNVSLFILLSSVALILSACGGGNQDGQKDESGEGKQSEQSYEGSLDIEVQNFTAVNQDGQEVTLKDLKGNFWVADFIYTQCPDVCLTMTPNMVRLQSMLKDEGLNTRLISFSVDPNVDTPEILKKYGKNFNADFSTWDFLTGYSQKEIETFAADSFKTLVTKMDGQVAHGTSFYLIAPNGHVINKYNGLQPKGIKNLMSDLKKYRNQ; from the coding sequence ATGAAATGGAATGTTTCTTTATTCATACTGCTAAGTTCCGTAGCTCTGATTTTGTCGGCCTGTGGCGGAGGAAATCAGGATGGTCAAAAGGATGAATCCGGGGAAGGCAAGCAGTCAGAACAAAGCTATGAAGGTTCGCTGGATATTGAAGTACAAAACTTTACAGCCGTAAATCAGGACGGGCAGGAAGTAACATTAAAGGATCTGAAGGGTAATTTTTGGGTGGCCGATTTTATTTATACACAATGCCCGGATGTATGCCTTACCATGACACCAAACATGGTGCGTTTACAAAGTATGCTGAAGGATGAAGGTTTAAATACACGTCTGATTTCTTTTAGTGTCGATCCAAACGTGGACACACCCGAAATTCTGAAAAAATACGGAAAGAATTTCAATGCGGATTTCTCCACCTGGGACTTTCTGACCGGATATTCTCAGAAGGAAATTGAAACCTTTGCTGCCGATTCGTTTAAAACTCTGGTGACAAAAATGGACGGGCAGGTAGCACACGGCACGTCCTTCTATTTAATTGCCCCGAATGGACACGTCATTAACAAGTACAATGGCCTGCAACCAAAAGGAATTAAAAATCTTATGAGTGATTTGAAAAAATATAGGAATCAGTAA
- the cbpB gene encoding cyclic-di-AMP-binding protein CbpB, which produces MLSIQSTEIQQTKVKDLMVPAEKVANVQSQNPLEHALLVLVKTGYSAVPVLDSDFHFEGVISKTMIIESILGMERIEVEKLSNLRVKSVMEKEFPTLNKEDGFMQGLKVVVDHPFVCIVDKDGYFDGILTRRAILKRLNQYLHENFYQNEQSQG; this is translated from the coding sequence ATGTTAAGCATACAAAGCACAGAAATACAGCAAACAAAAGTAAAAGATTTAATGGTACCTGCAGAAAAAGTAGCTAATGTACAGAGTCAGAACCCTTTGGAACACGCGTTATTAGTTCTTGTGAAAACGGGATATTCAGCCGTACCCGTACTGGATTCCGATTTTCACTTTGAAGGCGTTATCAGTAAAACGATGATTATTGAAAGTATTCTTGGAATGGAACGAATTGAAGTTGAAAAGCTTTCGAATTTACGGGTCAAATCCGTGATGGAAAAAGAATTTCCTACCTTAAATAAAGAAGACGGATTTATGCAGGGGTTAAAAGTTGTGGTCGATCATCCATTCGTGTGTATCGTGGATAAGGATGGTTATTTTGATGGTATACTCACCAGAAGAGCCATATTGAAGAGACTCAATCAGTACTTACATGAGAACTTTTATCAGAATGAACAGTCCCAGGGATAA
- a CDS encoding PLDc N-terminal domain-containing protein, protein MVFVFFGFILLVLNVITSIWAYRDSVRKGNSKEYAIVVLIGTLFFPIIGLIVYLIIRND, encoded by the coding sequence ATGGTCTTTGTATTTTTCGGTTTTATTCTTTTAGTATTAAATGTCATCACAAGTATTTGGGCTTATCGTGATTCGGTACGTAAAGGAAACAGTAAGGAATATGCCATTGTTGTTCTCATTGGTACCTTGTTTTTCCCGATTATAGGACTCATTGTTTATTTAATCATACGGAATGATTAG
- a CDS encoding spore coat protein: MNNPSMNPFPTPGGNVPFSHGGHEVLDLHEVLSGLIGQMEQYMLYKEHIQDQELMTICQNQSAFMNSQYNIMVEAFSTGKDPSMPTSSYKMNQSNEVTYGLTPSQPSKPKQSVSELDDKCISSFMMGLAKANATAMTTASLEATNPVVRRVLADSIPNFIEMAYELFLYQNKNGYYQVPQLAQQDMQQILNSFAKSPMQGQPGQNNLQ; the protein is encoded by the coding sequence ATGAACAACCCATCCATGAATCCATTTCCGACACCAGGTGGTAATGTTCCATTTAGCCATGGAGGTCATGAAGTTCTTGATCTTCATGAGGTTCTATCCGGGCTTATCGGGCAAATGGAGCAGTATATGCTTTATAAAGAGCATATTCAGGATCAGGAGCTCATGACGATTTGCCAGAATCAATCTGCGTTTATGAACTCCCAGTACAACATTATGGTAGAGGCCTTTTCGACAGGGAAGGATCCATCCATGCCAACATCAAGCTATAAGATGAACCAAAGCAATGAGGTCACGTATGGCTTGACCCCATCTCAGCCTTCCAAACCAAAACAATCGGTCAGCGAATTGGATGACAAATGTATATCCAGCTTCATGATGGGGCTTGCTAAGGCAAATGCCACGGCTATGACTACGGCGTCATTAGAAGCAACAAACCCTGTCGTGCGCCGGGTCTTAGCGGACAGCATACCAAATTTTATTGAAATGGCCTATGAGTTGTTCCTTTACCAGAACAAAAATGGGTATTATCAGGTTCCACAATTAGCCCAGCAGGATATGCAGCAGATTTTGAATTCTTTCGCAAAATCTCCAATGCAAGGCCAGCCGGGACAAAATAATCTTCAATAA
- the dapD gene encoding 2,3,4,5-tetrahydropyridine-2,6-dicarboxylate N-acetyltransferase — translation MKMMDANEIIQFISDSEKSTPVKVYVKGGGLNNLEFGENIQAFVEDTTGVLFGEWKDVKAFLDVHKDEIADYKIENDRRNSAIPLLDLKNVNARIEPGAIIRDQVEIGDGAVIMMGASINIGSVVGEGTMIDMNVVLGGRATVGKNCHIGAGSVLAGVIEPPSAQPVVIEDEVVLGANVVVLEGVTVGKGAVVAAGAIVTEDVPPNTVVAGTPAKVIKEIDEQTKGKTEIKQELRKLDQ, via the coding sequence ATGAAGATGATGGATGCAAATGAAATCATTCAATTTATATCTGATAGTGAAAAATCCACTCCTGTTAAGGTTTATGTAAAGGGTGGAGGACTGAATAATCTTGAATTTGGTGAGAACATTCAGGCTTTTGTTGAGGATACAACCGGTGTTTTATTCGGTGAGTGGAAGGATGTCAAAGCCTTTTTAGATGTACATAAGGATGAAATTGCGGATTATAAGATTGAAAACGACCGTCGTAACTCAGCGATTCCGTTGCTTGACCTTAAAAATGTCAATGCTCGGATTGAGCCGGGTGCGATTATCCGCGACCAGGTTGAGATTGGTGATGGTGCCGTCATTATGATGGGGGCAAGCATTAACATCGGTTCGGTAGTCGGTGAAGGGACTATGATTGATATGAATGTTGTTCTTGGTGGACGAGCTACCGTAGGAAAGAACTGTCATATCGGCGCAGGCTCCGTGCTGGCAGGTGTGATTGAGCCACCTTCTGCCCAGCCTGTTGTGATTGAAGATGAGGTGGTTCTAGGCGCAAACGTGGTTGTCCTTGAAGGCGTTACAGTAGGTAAGGGTGCTGTTGTTGCGGCAGGTGCCATTGTAACAGAGGATGTACCGCCAAACACCGTTGTCGCTGGTACGCCGGCAAAAGTGATTAAAGAAATCGATGAGCAGACGAAAGGTAAAACGGAAATAAAGCAGGAGCTTCGAAAATTAGATCAGTAA
- a CDS encoding hemolysin III family protein encodes MYTYTKKEELVNGITHAIGAILSLFALFYLILYAADSGSFWRIFSVSVYGLSMFFMYTSSTFVHLVPRGRLKELFLMLDHSSIFLFIAGSYTPITLLLLKGTIGWILFGSVWGIALFGMIFKMIFIRKYTILTTVLYILLGWFVVVAWEPLTSKMAYNGIVLLIAGGLCYSIGTIFYLWRGFPYHHAIWHIFVLLGSGFHFYSIFYYIVA; translated from the coding sequence ATGTATACTTACACTAAAAAAGAAGAGCTGGTAAATGGAATCACCCATGCCATTGGTGCAATTCTCAGTTTATTTGCCCTTTTCTATCTGATTCTTTATGCTGCGGACTCAGGCAGCTTCTGGCGCATTTTTTCCGTGTCTGTATACGGCTTGTCTATGTTTTTCATGTATACCTCATCAACGTTTGTCCATTTAGTTCCCAGGGGCAGATTAAAGGAGCTATTCCTCATGCTGGATCACAGCTCCATCTTTTTGTTTATTGCCGGGAGTTATACACCTATTACTCTGCTATTATTAAAAGGAACGATTGGCTGGATTTTATTTGGTTCCGTCTGGGGAATTGCACTGTTCGGGATGATCTTTAAAATGATTTTCATCCGTAAATATACCATCCTGACGACTGTTCTTTATATCCTGCTCGGATGGTTTGTCGTCGTTGCATGGGAACCGCTAACATCGAAAATGGCCTATAATGGAATTGTGCTTTTAATTGCTGGTGGATTGTGTTATTCCATTGGGACGATTTTCTACCTGTGGAGAGGGTTTCCCTACCATCATGCCATCTGGCACATTTTTGTGTTACTTGGCAGTGGTTTTCACTTCTACTCCATATTTTATTATATTGTCGCATAA
- a CDS encoding mechanosensitive ion channel family protein — MNVEFFDFQIHPVLQNIMTIAFKILLVFIAYAILSPLGKRLISSVMTKTSKKQRLSEARAKTLEKLLKNIYGYVLIFILVITILAIFNIPVTPLLAGAGVIGLAVGFGAQGLVSDVVTGFFILLEKQIDVDDYVTMSGLSGIVEEVGLRTTQIRGFDGTLHYIPNRNISNVSNHSRGNMQALVDIGISYNENIDEALHVLQNVCNQFADRDDRVKEGPDVVGVQSFGSSDVVIRIIAQTENMEQWAVERELRKEIKQGLQNAGMEIPYPHQVYISKTEQG; from the coding sequence ATAAACGTGGAATTTTTCGATTTTCAAATTCATCCTGTGTTACAGAATATCATGACGATTGCTTTTAAAATTTTACTGGTATTTATTGCATACGCTATCCTTTCCCCCCTTGGAAAGCGTCTTATCTCGTCGGTCATGACCAAAACGAGTAAAAAGCAGCGGTTAAGCGAGGCCAGGGCAAAAACACTGGAGAAGCTGCTGAAAAATATTTACGGCTACGTCCTCATCTTTATACTGGTAATCACCATTCTTGCTATTTTTAATATCCCGGTAACTCCTCTCTTAGCTGGAGCCGGTGTGATCGGACTGGCTGTCGGCTTTGGAGCACAGGGACTTGTCAGTGATGTGGTGACCGGCTTTTTTATTCTGCTGGAAAAACAAATAGATGTAGACGATTATGTGACGATGAGCGGCTTATCAGGCATTGTGGAAGAGGTTGGCTTAAGAACGACACAAATACGGGGGTTTGATGGAACCCTTCACTATATTCCGAACCGAAACATTTCTAATGTAAGTAATCATTCCCGCGGCAATATGCAGGCATTAGTGGATATTGGGATTTCCTATAATGAAAATATTGACGAAGCCTTACATGTGCTGCAAAATGTATGTAATCAGTTCGCGGACAGGGATGACCGGGTTAAGGAAGGCCCGGATGTTGTCGGCGTCCAAAGCTTCGGCTCGTCTGATGTGGTGATCAGGATTATTGCCCAGACAGAAAACATGGAACAATGGGCAGTCGAACGGGAATTAAGAAAAGAAATTAAACAGGGGCTCCAAAACGCCGGTATGGAAATTCCTTATCCGCACCAGGTGTACATTTCAAAAACAGAACAGGGATAA
- the map gene encoding type I methionyl aminopeptidase — MISRKSEREITLMQEAGELLASTHTEIAKMIKPGVTTQEIDQFVEKYLAKHGATAEQKGYQGYPYATCASVNDEICHGFPRNEPLTDGDIVTIDMVVKLNGALADSAWSYAVGEVDEEKQRLLDVTKTSLYKGIEQAVPGNRVGDIGHAIQSYVEGENFSVVREFTGHGIGESMHEEPSILHYGLPGKGPRLKEGMVITIEPMVNVGAWQSKMDDNGWTARTIDGKLSAQYEHTIAITKNGPKILTEQK, encoded by the coding sequence ATGATCAGTCGAAAAAGTGAACGTGAAATCACATTAATGCAAGAAGCAGGCGAACTGCTGGCATCTACCCACACAGAAATTGCCAAAATGATAAAACCTGGAGTTACGACCCAGGAAATAGACCAGTTTGTTGAAAAGTATTTAGCTAAGCATGGGGCTACAGCAGAGCAAAAGGGTTATCAGGGATATCCCTATGCAACCTGTGCATCTGTAAACGATGAGATTTGTCATGGATTTCCCCGGAATGAGCCATTAACAGATGGGGATATCGTAACCATTGATATGGTCGTCAAATTAAATGGTGCACTGGCCGATTCAGCCTGGTCCTATGCGGTTGGAGAGGTTGATGAGGAGAAGCAGCGCCTGCTGGATGTAACCAAAACCAGTCTCTATAAAGGAATTGAGCAGGCTGTTCCAGGTAATCGGGTTGGAGATATTGGGCATGCCATTCAATCCTATGTAGAAGGCGAAAATTTCTCTGTTGTCCGTGAATTCACTGGACATGGAATCGGTGAATCCATGCATGAGGAGCCGTCCATCCTGCACTACGGACTTCCAGGTAAAGGCCCGCGGTTGAAGGAAGGCATGGTCATTACGATTGAACCTATGGTAAACGTTGGTGCCTGGCAATCTAAGATGGATGATAATGGCTGGACAGCAAGAACCATCGATGGAAAGTTATCGGCGCAATATGAACATACCATCGCCATCACGAAAAACGGGCCAAAAATTCTGACGGAACAGAAATAA
- a CDS encoding YbjQ family protein, whose product MIVTTTSTLQNKEIVEYIDVVYGEAIMGANVVRDFLAGISDIVGGRSGTYEGKLSEGREIAVREMKEKASKLGANAVIGVDLDFETLRDGMMMVVASGTAVKIN is encoded by the coding sequence ATGATTGTGACAACAACAAGTACGTTGCAAAATAAGGAAATCGTGGAGTATATCGATGTTGTTTACGGCGAGGCTATCATGGGTGCCAATGTTGTACGGGATTTTCTTGCGGGGATTTCCGATATTGTGGGCGGACGAAGCGGTACTTATGAAGGCAAATTGTCAGAAGGCCGGGAAATCGCTGTGCGTGAGATGAAGGAGAAAGCCTCCAAATTAGGAGCAAACGCAGTGATTGGTGTCGATTTGGACTTTGAAACACTGCGGGACGGAATGATGATGGTAGTAGCCTCGGGTACAGCTGTGAAAATAAACTAA
- a CDS encoding YkyB family protein, with product MKQDEQPISTRQIAEALAVVNRHAKAAPDPRQLYTLKQKTIQKLFEQKKAKKIGLHYSNHPKYSQQHSTLLIQVDDYYFHVPPKRDDFKQYKHLGALDESYRNPKPQLNLRKAKQTLHSYLGWKPQNRENRYSAYQQAATTSLLGRGRRNPASRSYFDR from the coding sequence ATGAAACAGGACGAACAGCCTATTTCAACAAGACAAATTGCCGAAGCTCTTGCTGTCGTCAATCGACATGCAAAAGCAGCACCAGACCCACGGCAGCTTTATACATTAAAGCAAAAAACCATTCAAAAGCTATTTGAACAAAAAAAGGCCAAAAAAATAGGCCTCCACTATTCCAATCACCCCAAGTACAGTCAACAGCATTCCACACTATTAATTCAGGTTGACGACTATTATTTTCATGTACCACCGAAGCGGGATGATTTTAAGCAGTACAAACATCTTGGGGCTCTTGATGAATCGTATCGGAACCCTAAACCTCAGTTGAATCTGAGAAAAGCCAAGCAAACGTTGCATTCCTATTTAGGGTGGAAACCTCAAAACCGCGAAAATCGTTATTCAGCCTATCAGCAGGCAGCTACCACTTCCCTGCTTGGCAGAGGAAGGCGGAATCCGGCCTCCAGAAGCTATTTTGATCGTTAG
- a CDS encoding triacylglycerol lipase, which yields MKELRRVLLALSLVLAMLSVPFTSLAKEHQKKNSGNEYPIVMVHGLMGWGEDEMGGFHYWGGLQDIQASLNEQGFQTYVATVGPVSSNWDRAVELYHYINGGTVDYGARHAREHGHDRYGKTFPGIYTEWNHKNKIHLIGHSMGGQTIRTLVDLLKDGSEAERSYAKEQGMELSPLFKGGKRQVQSVTSLATPHNGSTFSDEELVVPLIKKMVMHAAAMGGLSQDSLVYDFKLGQWGLEREEGESFLSYADRIYNRGVE from the coding sequence ATGAAAGAGTTAAGAAGAGTTTTGTTAGCTTTAAGTCTTGTTTTAGCCATGTTATCTGTACCTTTTACAAGCCTGGCTAAGGAACATCAAAAGAAAAACTCGGGGAATGAATATCCCATTGTTATGGTCCATGGCCTGATGGGATGGGGAGAAGATGAAATGGGGGGCTTTCATTACTGGGGTGGACTGCAGGATATTCAAGCCAGCCTGAATGAACAAGGTTTTCAGACTTATGTAGCTACTGTAGGGCCAGTATCCAGCAACTGGGATCGTGCTGTTGAGCTTTATCATTACATAAATGGGGGGACGGTTGATTATGGAGCCCGGCATGCCAGAGAACATGGTCATGATCGCTACGGAAAAACCTTCCCGGGGATTTATACAGAATGGAATCATAAAAATAAAATTCATCTTATTGGTCACAGTATGGGCGGACAGACGATCCGAACCCTTGTGGACTTGCTGAAGGATGGCTCCGAGGCAGAACGTAGCTACGCGAAAGAGCAGGGGATGGAGTTATCGCCATTGTTTAAGGGTGGAAAGAGACAGGTCCAGAGTGTGACGTCACTGGCCACCCCTCATAATGGTTCAACCTTTTCTGACGAAGAGCTTGTGGTTCCTTTAATAAAGAAAATGGTTATGCACGCGGCGGCCATGGGTGGATTGTCGCAGGACAGCCTGGTTTATGATTTTAAGCTCGGGCAATGGGGATTGGAAAGGGAAGAGGGAGAGTCCTTCCTGTCCTATGCGGATCGCATTTACAACAGAGGAGTTGAATGA
- a CDS encoding TlpA disulfide reductase family protein, producing the protein MRLRQEMPDLSGATATINGRRTKEELIGEEPVLIHFWSTSCGTCKKVMPKIHQIRDHYADFLNVVSVHMPRSESDMDIEQVKSTANEYHITEPILVDNDLTITNAFKIKQVPAYFVFDRKGKLRHTQTGGNGLRMLTKRIQRVLSER; encoded by the coding sequence ATGAGACTCAGACAGGAAATGCCTGATTTGTCAGGGGCAACCGCTACAATTAATGGACGCAGGACAAAAGAGGAACTGATAGGGGAAGAGCCTGTACTTATCCATTTTTGGTCCACAAGCTGCGGAACCTGCAAAAAAGTCATGCCCAAAATCCATCAAATCCGTGATCATTACGCGGACTTTTTGAATGTCGTATCCGTTCACATGCCAAGGAGTGAGTCGGATATGGATATTGAGCAAGTCAAGTCTACAGCAAATGAATACCACATCACTGAGCCCATATTAGTCGATAATGATTTAACGATCACAAATGCCTTTAAGATTAAGCAGGTGCCAGCGTATTTTGTTTTCGATAGGAAAGGAAAGCTCCGCCACACACAGACTGGAGGAAATGGTCTGAGGATGCTGACAAAACGAATCCAGCGGGTTTTAAGCGAAAGGTAG
- a CDS encoding peroxiredoxin — translation MAERMIGKQAPRFEMDAVLPNKEFGKVSLEENMKHEKWTVLFFYPMDFTFVCPTEITALSDRYEEFEDLDAEVIGASTDTIHTHLAWIKTSREDNGLGDVKYPLAADTNHVVSREYGVLIEEEGVALRGLFIINPEGELMYQTVNHNNIGRSVDETLRVLQALQTGGLCPVNWKPGQETLEV, via the coding sequence ATGGCAGAACGTATGATAGGAAAACAGGCCCCGCGATTTGAAATGGATGCGGTACTCCCAAACAAAGAATTCGGCAAGGTTTCTCTGGAAGAAAATATGAAGCATGAAAAGTGGACGGTCTTATTTTTCTACCCGATGGATTTTACCTTTGTATGTCCGACTGAAATCACTGCTTTATCGGACCGTTATGAGGAGTTTGAGGATCTGGATGCTGAGGTGATCGGGGCTTCAACAGACACGATTCATACCCATTTAGCCTGGATCAAAACGTCCCGAGAAGATAATGGACTTGGAGATGTAAAATATCCGCTTGCGGCCGATACCAATCATGTCGTCTCCCGTGAATACGGGGTATTAATTGAAGAAGAAGGGGTAGCTCTTAGGGGGTTATTTATTATTAACCCTGAAGGAGAGCTTATGTATCAGACCGTCAATCATAATAATATCGGGCGCAGTGTAGATGAAACGTTAAGAGTGCTTCAGGCGCTTCAGACAGGAGGACTTTGCCCCGTTAACTGGAAGCCCGGACAGGAAACATTGGAAGTGTAA
- a CDS encoding metallophosphoesterase produces the protein MRNQKISRRSFLKRFTYGLLGTLGLSGGTYYYSKYIEPSMLTIKEETIQSPRVPSSFNQFKILQFSDTHLGFHYDLTQLRDLVNKINNQSPDLVLFTGDLADNPNSYSSAQLEACIPILADIKAPYGKYWVYGNHDHGGYGTEKIQMVMDSGGFELLQNQSTDISLKDSRIQLAGLDDVMLGQPDLQQALESTDPDKFTLLMCHEPDFADRTLGYPVDVQLSAHSHGGQIQIPFFGHLITPPYANKYVEGKFTLGDQQLQLFVSRGIGTTRLPFRFLCRPEINIFYLENLKNV, from the coding sequence ATGAGAAACCAGAAAATATCAAGACGTTCTTTTTTAAAACGGTTTACATATGGACTATTAGGTACATTAGGTCTTAGCGGCGGAACCTATTATTACTCCAAGTATATAGAGCCCTCCATGCTGACCATCAAGGAGGAAACCATTCAATCTCCCAGGGTTCCCAGCTCCTTTAATCAGTTTAAAATTCTGCAATTCAGTGATACTCACCTGGGCTTCCACTATGATTTAACCCAGTTACGGGATCTGGTCAATAAGATAAATAATCAATCCCCTGATTTAGTCTTGTTTACCGGCGATTTAGCGGATAACCCGAACAGTTATTCAAGCGCTCAGCTTGAAGCCTGTATTCCGATTCTTGCGGATATCAAGGCCCCTTATGGAAAGTACTGGGTGTATGGAAATCATGATCACGGTGGCTACGGGACAGAAAAAATTCAGATGGTGATGGATTCTGGCGGCTTCGAATTATTACAAAATCAGTCGACAGATATTTCACTAAAGGATTCCAGGATTCAGTTAGCCGGACTCGATGATGTGATGCTGGGGCAGCCGGATCTTCAACAAGCCCTGGAAAGTACAGATCCTGATAAGTTTACGTTATTAATGTGTCATGAGCCTGACTTTGCTGACCGAACGCTGGGCTATCCTGTCGACGTTCAACTCTCCGCTCACAGTCACGGAGGTCAAATTCAGATCCCCTTTTTTGGACATTTAATTACCCCGCCCTATGCCAATAAATATGTAGAAGGAAAATTCACACTGGGTGATCAGCAGCTTCAATTGTTTGTCAGTCGCGGAATCGGTACAACACGCCTCCCATTCCGTTTTCTGTGCCGCCCGGAAATCAACATCTTTTATTTAGAAAACCTTAAAAATGTTTAA